The following nucleotide sequence is from Deltaproteobacteria bacterium.
CTACTTAGGAGAATCCTATGCTCAAGGTAAATAATATAGATGTTTATTATGGAGAGGTTCAAGCCTTATGGGAAGTCTCCCTTGAAGTGAATGAAGGAGAATATGTTGCTCTATTGGGAGCCAATGGTGCCGGTAAAACTACCACCTTAAATACCATCTCCGGACTATTGCGACCAAAAAGGGGAAACATTGAATTTTTGGGACAGGACCTTAGTCATGTTCCAGCCTATAAAACTGCTGAGATGGGCATTGCCCATGTTCCTGAAGCAAGGCGACTGTTCCAAGAGATGACAGTTAAAGAAAACCTGATAATGGGTTCCCTACCCCAAAAAGCGAAAAAGAAAAGAAAAGAAAGTATAGATTGGGTATTTACACTCTTTCCCAGGTTAAAAGAGAGACAACACCAGGAAGCAGGAACCTTAAGCGGTGGAGAGCAACAAATGTTAGCCATAGGTAGAGGATTGATGTTGCACCCTAAATTACTTATGTTAGACGAACCCTCCTTAGGATTAGCGCCTTTTTTGGTGGATGAGGTATTTAAAATCATTAAAAAAGTTAATGAGGAAGGTATCACCATTCTGTTGGTAGAACAAAATGTAGTGCATGCTTTAAGCTCATGCACAAAAGCCTATATCTTAGAAAACGGCAGGATAACCCTTCAGGGCAAAGGCAAAGACCTACTCAACAACGAACATATCAAAAAAGTTTACTTAGGCATCTGAAGATTAACTCTTCAATGCCTCTATGACCTTCTGTTTTATACGTATAAACCAATCCCACCCTATTACGGATGTGATTATTCTTAATTCACCATTTTTTTTTACACGATACAAAATCACATAAGGCTCATCATGATCTCTATTTTCTAACATACACTCTTCATAAAAGAGAATTAAACTACCTATCTCTAACTTGGCAAAATTACCTCTTATTAATACTTCTCCTCTGAATGCGTCTTTGCCCACCTTTTCATTATTTATTCCCTCTATTTTCATCGCCCATGACAGTCTTTTTCTATCAGTCGTATTCGGAACAAGCACCTCTACTCTCATTATCTAAATTATACAAAACTCAGCTAACTTGACAAGCACATAAAATTGTATATCATG
It contains:
- a CDS encoding ABC transporter ATP-binding protein, which produces MLKVNNIDVYYGEVQALWEVSLEVNEGEYVALLGANGAGKTTTLNTISGLLRPKRGNIEFLGQDLSHVPAYKTAEMGIAHVPEARRLFQEMTVKENLIMGSLPQKAKKKRKESIDWVFTLFPRLKERQHQEAGTLSGGEQQMLAIGRGLMLHPKLLMLDEPSLGLAPFLVDEVFKIIKKVNEEGITILLVEQNVVHALSSCTKAYILENGRITLQGKGKDLLNNEHIKKVYLGI